From a single bacterium genomic region:
- a CDS encoding NAD(P) transhydrogenase subunit alpha, which produces MGDIVMLITVFVLACFVGVELISKVPPTLHTPLMSGSNAISGITIVGSLISAGIGEMTISTILGVIAVAFAMINVVGGYLVTDRMLKMFKRK; this is translated from the coding sequence ATGGGTGATATCGTTATGCTCATCACGGTTTTTGTGCTCGCCTGTTTCGTGGGCGTGGAATTGATTTCCAAAGTACCCCCGACGCTGCACACACCGCTGATGTCCGGTTCCAATGCTATTTCGGGCATTACCATCGTAGGCTCGCTGATCAGTGCCGGTATCGGTGAAATGACTATCAGCACTATTTTGGGCGTGATTGCTGTGGCTTTTGCCATGATCAATGTGGTCGGCGGTTATCTTGTCACTGACCGTATGCTCAAAATGTTTAAAAGAAAATAA
- a CDS encoding NAD(P)(+) transhydrogenase (Re/Si-specific) subunit beta, producing MEHLRESIENIMYLIGAVLFIFGIKMLGSPKTARKGNFYSAVGMLIAIVVTLFDKHILTYEWIIVGVLAGSLVGAVLAVKVEMTSMPQMVGLLNGFGGGASTLVALAEYYRGMATYQTALQSNPSLTLLEHMPYQTTVSIVLGILVGAVTFNGSLVAYAKLQGLISGNSIRYPMQHPLNALMIVVTLVIGALGVMDLNNQWYFLTVTILGLILGITLVIPIGGADMPVVISLLNSYSGIAAAITGFVINNNMLIITGALVGASGIILTDIMCKGMNRSLMNVLLGGWGTAPAVEASKDKKQVVVKSVDVEEAAMLFDAARLVIVVPGYGMAVAQAQHAVRELMNVLEKKGCAVKFAIHPVAGRMPGHMNVLLAESNVPYEHMYALEEINDDFRNADIALIIGANDVVNPAARHDQSSPIYGMPILNADYAKTVIINKRSMAAGYAGIDNELFGFPNALMYFGDAKDAVSKLTNELKSMNN from the coding sequence ATGGAACATCTCCGCGAAAGTATTGAAAATATCATGTACCTCATCGGTGCCGTACTTTTTATTTTCGGCATCAAAATGCTCGGTTCACCGAAGACGGCACGTAAAGGTAATTTTTATTCAGCGGTCGGTATGCTGATCGCTATCGTTGTTACGTTATTTGACAAACACATTCTCACATACGAATGGATTATCGTAGGCGTTTTGGCCGGATCTTTAGTCGGCGCTGTATTAGCCGTTAAAGTGGAAATGACTTCCATGCCGCAGATGGTCGGTTTGCTCAACGGATTCGGCGGCGGTGCATCGACCCTGGTGGCCTTGGCGGAATATTACCGCGGTATGGCGACCTATCAAACTGCGCTTCAGTCCAATCCGTCATTGACGCTTCTTGAGCATATGCCGTATCAAACCACTGTTTCAATAGTGCTCGGTATTCTTGTCGGCGCGGTTACATTCAACGGTTCACTCGTCGCGTACGCCAAACTTCAGGGTTTGATTTCCGGTAATAGTATCCGTTATCCTATGCAGCATCCGCTCAACGCGCTGATGATCGTTGTTACGTTGGTCATTGGTGCCTTAGGCGTTATGGACTTGAACAACCAATGGTACTTTTTAACGGTCACTATACTCGGGCTTATTCTCGGTATCACGCTTGTGATTCCCATCGGCGGTGCCGACATGCCGGTAGTTATCTCGTTGCTCAATTCCTACTCCGGTATTGCCGCGGCGATTACGGGATTTGTGATCAACAATAATATGTTGATCATCACCGGCGCATTGGTTGGCGCTTCGGGTATCATCCTTACGGACATTATGTGCAAAGGCATGAATCGTTCGCTGATGAATGTGCTCCTCGGCGGCTGGGGTACGGCGCCGGCTGTCGAAGCCTCGAAAGATAAAAAACAAGTAGTCGTCAAATCGGTGGATGTCGAGGAAGCCGCTATGCTGTTTGATGCCGCGCGTCTTGTGATCGTCGTTCCGGGTTACGGTATGGCCGTCGCACAAGCACAGCATGCTGTTCGTGAACTGATGAATGTACTCGAGAAAAAAGGATGCGCCGTTAAGTTCGCTATTCACCCGGTCGCCGGTCGTATGCCCGGTCACATGAATGTGCTCTTGGCAGAATCCAATGTGCCCTACGAACACATGTACGCTCTTGAAGAAATCAATGATGACTTCCGCAATGCCGATATCGCACTCATCATCGGTGCCAATGACGTCGTCAATCCGGCCGCACGCCATGACCAGTCCAGCCCGATTTATGGTATGCCTATTCTTAATGCGGATTACGCTAAAACCGTAATTATCAACAAACGCTCCATGGCGGCCGGTTATGCCGGTATTGATAACGAACTCTTCGGATTCCCCAATGCGTTGATGTACTTTGGTGACGCGAAAGATGCCGTTTCCAAACTCACCAACGAACTGAAGAGCATGAATAATTAG
- a CDS encoding PorV/PorQ family protein: MIILRRYLYIPTSYLIWMQWMVFSITTAAALYAGDNGGRAGSFLRLGLGPRARAMGDAYTALADNVYAPYYNPAGLPLIVQPEVAVSTGILSFDRQFTSAGFAKFLPPKAGFGINVLRSGFGESDVRDADGNATGEHIEDTQYTVMFGFALRFSEKFSAGIAPQWIHSRIYDVTASSVGLNVGALYQYSPVWSFGISLKNLLQKLQYSRNATGLGDETTVDKLPATLRLGVAHHHSLNENFSLVASYDLEKTSGYTLAHHFGAEIGWQNKFFLRTGLDQYDWTAGLGIPFDTFGEKLIVDYTVILDGRNGISTVSHDMGLYVRF, encoded by the coding sequence ATGATCATACTGCGGCGCTATTTATATATTCCCACAAGTTATTTGATTTGGATGCAATGGATGGTTTTCAGCATTACAACCGCCGCGGCTTTGTATGCCGGAGATAATGGTGGACGCGCAGGGTCCTTCCTTCGCCTGGGATTAGGTCCGCGTGCACGCGCTATGGGTGATGCGTACACGGCATTAGCTGATAATGTGTACGCCCCATACTACAATCCCGCAGGACTGCCTCTGATTGTTCAGCCGGAGGTTGCTGTTTCAACTGGTATTTTGAGTTTTGATCGCCAATTCACTTCTGCAGGATTTGCCAAGTTTCTTCCGCCCAAAGCAGGATTTGGGATTAACGTACTGCGCAGCGGTTTCGGCGAAAGCGATGTACGCGATGCCGATGGCAACGCTACCGGCGAACACATCGAGGATACACAGTACACCGTGATGTTCGGGTTCGCATTACGTTTCAGTGAAAAATTTTCAGCCGGTATCGCACCGCAATGGATTCACTCCCGGATTTACGATGTGACCGCTTCGTCCGTCGGATTAAATGTCGGAGCTTTGTATCAATATTCTCCGGTTTGGTCGTTCGGTATTTCACTCAAAAATCTTTTACAAAAACTTCAATACTCCCGCAATGCAACCGGGCTCGGCGATGAAACCACGGTGGACAAGCTTCCGGCAACATTACGACTCGGCGTCGCACATCATCATTCGCTCAACGAAAATTTCTCGTTGGTCGCATCCTATGATCTGGAAAAAACATCCGGTTACACATTGGCGCATCACTTTGGAGCTGAGATCGGCTGGCAAAACAAATTTTTCTTACGCACAGGCTTGGATCAATACGATTGGACGGCGGGATTGGGAATCCCGTTTGATACGTTTGGGGAAAAACTCATCGTGGATTACACTGTTATATTGGACGGGCGCAACGGCATTAGTACCGTATCGCACGACATGGGGCTCTACGTCAGATTTTGA
- a CDS encoding SpoIIE family protein phosphatase, with protein sequence MKPTHLLFRRIFLTAFMIAAVVLVVVNFYRFAASPTDENIFDDAPSQLYIFRSFPADISYYQKRDTTGVFIRDSVYAGDLLVSVGGIFWKDQDSIARFLKRVGSEEKINAIVFRSKASKMFVANFIRKDAPDSFYHEIPFTAHVREVAHNGASDRAGMLVGDLIVRINGRTFKSAIEADRILSSGQIGKTIAYDILRDNQIITLDVTLAKFGIPFFLLVIYGAGLVYILVGSFLVYKRADTTAAVLLGMAFFLIGMMLSLLGERGSLSTTPFGVFVTNVRWWSLVLGMAMLMHSRLYFPFSVQELIQKKWVAIVPYGISAITFIGIVVYQQAFAAFVSGIAMMVYYIFIRLRYKSYFSSSYRSVSRLSGWIAFACAVLGYVLTFFSDGNSGRGYLFGYAGFFFALIPLAHLYTIARYHLMELNFRVRRNVQYVIASLVWNLTVVYGAVQLIVIAVTSNMDLPNIRFTESSVEITDVPVSADERMQILKVVLILLAVLMTFVWVRLRSWGQRWIDYKFHRSHHDYRRAAAELAEVMATNLNMNDLARGMVEKLASLMHLKMAGVVFYRDEKSLCCSEVYGYESGAWQALCSKSDQPLMAAVRANTSTATINVDNLPGPLRNELRQCGFRFVIPIRSKEHTVGAIIVGERMSESPFDHDDLMFLTTVAKQASVAIENAFLYENLAEQDRLKHELNIARRIQLESLPQKTPNVRGLEIAGRSVPALEVGGDYFDYLNGKPDKFTVIVGDVSGKGTSAALYMSKVQGIIHSLNSFDLTPRELFIRSNRILCRDLEKKSFVTSIGATFLLEEKKIRLARAGHLPLYCYNASQRKVELITPLGVGLGITDDGTFEENLEEKEFAYAPGDVFVFVTDGVIEAHNIHRHEYGEERLLKLIDEKPDSSAEMLVHRIIDDVHSFTGEAMQHDDETVVVIKAL encoded by the coding sequence ATGAAGCCCACACACCTCCTATTTCGGCGCATTTTTCTGACAGCCTTTATGATCGCTGCCGTAGTCTTAGTCGTTGTCAATTTTTATCGTTTTGCCGCTTCTCCGACAGATGAAAATATTTTTGATGATGCACCGTCTCAGCTATACATCTTTCGCAGTTTTCCGGCCGATATCAGTTATTATCAAAAACGCGATACGACAGGTGTATTTATTCGCGATTCCGTATATGCAGGCGACTTGCTCGTATCCGTCGGCGGTATCTTTTGGAAAGATCAGGATTCCATAGCCCGATTTTTGAAACGCGTCGGATCTGAAGAAAAAATCAACGCCATTGTTTTTCGCTCCAAAGCATCCAAGATGTTCGTGGCCAATTTTATCCGGAAAGATGCCCCGGATAGTTTTTATCATGAAATTCCTTTTACGGCGCATGTGCGTGAAGTGGCCCACAACGGCGCTTCCGATCGCGCGGGCATGTTGGTCGGTGATTTGATTGTTCGTATCAACGGGCGAACATTCAAATCGGCGATCGAAGCGGATCGAATTCTGTCATCCGGACAAATCGGTAAGACCATTGCTTACGATATTTTGCGCGACAACCAAATCATTACCTTGGATGTTACGCTGGCCAAGTTTGGCATACCATTTTTTCTGTTGGTGATTTATGGCGCCGGTCTCGTGTATATATTAGTAGGATCATTTTTGGTTTACAAACGCGCGGATACCACAGCGGCAGTGCTTTTGGGAATGGCTTTTTTTCTTATCGGAATGATGTTGTCGCTTTTAGGTGAGCGGGGATCCTTGAGTACTACACCATTCGGAGTATTTGTGACCAATGTGCGATGGTGGAGCCTCGTACTTGGTATGGCCATGCTGATGCACAGCCGATTATATTTTCCGTTTTCCGTTCAGGAATTAATTCAGAAAAAATGGGTAGCCATCGTACCCTATGGCATATCGGCGATAACGTTTATCGGAATTGTAGTTTACCAACAAGCGTTTGCCGCGTTTGTAAGCGGTATTGCGATGATGGTGTATTATATATTTATCCGATTGCGTTACAAGTCGTATTTTTCATCCTCATATCGTTCGGTTTCGCGTCTGAGCGGTTGGATTGCTTTCGCATGCGCTGTTTTGGGTTATGTACTGACATTTTTCAGTGACGGTAATTCAGGACGTGGTTACCTTTTCGGTTATGCCGGATTCTTCTTTGCGCTGATCCCTCTCGCGCATCTTTATACGATCGCACGATACCACTTGATGGAGCTAAACTTCCGTGTGCGTCGTAATGTGCAATATGTAATCGCATCGCTGGTTTGGAATTTAACCGTGGTGTACGGCGCTGTACAATTGATTGTCATAGCGGTCACTTCGAATATGGATTTGCCTAATATCCGTTTTACGGAATCTTCTGTCGAAATTACGGATGTACCTGTAAGTGCGGATGAACGCATGCAAATTCTTAAAGTCGTTCTGATACTATTAGCTGTTTTGATGACGTTTGTTTGGGTACGCCTGCGATCATGGGGCCAACGTTGGATCGATTATAAATTTCACCGATCCCATCACGACTACCGGCGTGCGGCGGCAGAGCTTGCGGAGGTGATGGCGACCAATCTTAATATGAATGATTTGGCGCGCGGAATGGTTGAAAAATTAGCTTCGCTCATGCATCTCAAAATGGCCGGCGTCGTTTTTTATCGGGATGAAAAATCGTTGTGTTGCAGTGAAGTATATGGGTATGAATCCGGCGCGTGGCAGGCGTTATGCTCGAAGTCGGATCAACCTCTTATGGCGGCTGTGCGTGCCAATACGTCAACAGCTACGATCAATGTGGATAATTTACCGGGACCGCTGCGCAACGAATTGCGCCAATGCGGTTTTCGTTTTGTGATACCGATTCGCTCAAAAGAGCACACTGTCGGCGCGATTATCGTCGGGGAACGCATGTCGGAATCGCCGTTTGATCATGATGATCTTATGTTTTTGACGACGGTCGCCAAACAAGCTTCGGTTGCGATCGAGAATGCCTTTTTGTATGAGAATCTTGCCGAGCAAGATCGTTTGAAGCATGAGCTGAATATCGCCCGTCGCATTCAGTTGGAGTCATTGCCTCAAAAAACACCGAACGTGAGAGGTTTGGAAATCGCAGGGCGCTCGGTACCGGCGCTCGAGGTGGGCGGTGATTATTTCGATTATCTCAACGGTAAACCGGATAAGTTTACTGTTATCGTAGGCGATGTGAGCGGCAAAGGCACGTCAGCGGCGTTATATATGTCCAAGGTGCAGGGTATTATTCATTCGCTCAACAGCTTTGATCTGACACCGCGCGAATTGTTTATTCGTTCCAATCGTATTTTATGTCGTGATCTGGAGAAAAAATCATTTGTCACTTCGATCGGTGCAACGTTTCTATTGGAAGAGAAAAAAATTCGTCTCGCACGTGCAGGGCACTTACCGTTGTATTGTTACAATGCATCCCAACGCAAGGTGGAGCTTATTACGCCGCTAGGAGTAGGATTGGGCATAACCGATGACGGGACATTTGAGGAAAATCTGGAAGAGAAAGAATTCGCTTATGCACCAGGGGATGTCTTTGTTTTTGTAACGGATGGCGTGATCGAAGCGCACAATATTCATCGTCATGAATACGGTGAAGAGCGGTTATTGAAACTAATTGATGAAAAACCGGATTCCTCAGCGGAGATGTTGGTGCATCGGATCATTGATGATGTGCATTCGTTTACCGGTGAAGCCATGCAGCACGATGACGAGACGGTCGTTGTGATAAAAGCATTATAA
- the uppP gene encoding undecaprenyl-diphosphatase UppP, which yields MDFFQAIVIGIIQGLTEFLPISSTAHVRIVPALLGWSDPGAAVTAVTQLGTLMAVLIFFRNDIIRLIKAAFFSVTRWSQKAQWDAELRQDVRMAWFIALGTLPLGILGIIFKDTIETDFRSLTIIGWSLIGLAVILALAEVVAKHRRSITDMDFKDTQIIGLAQAVALIPGASRSGVTITAGLFLGLTRESAARFSFLLSIPAVLASGLFELKDLIKYGLGDEGLIHLFVATLVAGIVGYASIAFLIKWLQTRSTTIFIVYRIVLGILILTLSGMHVIR from the coding sequence ATGGATTTTTTTCAAGCGATAGTGATCGGTATCATACAAGGACTTACTGAATTTTTGCCGATCAGCAGTACGGCGCATGTTCGCATCGTGCCGGCGCTTTTGGGTTGGTCAGATCCCGGCGCCGCCGTGACGGCGGTGACACAGCTTGGGACGCTGATGGCGGTGCTTATCTTTTTTAGAAACGATATTATCCGCCTTATCAAAGCGGCTTTTTTTTCTGTGACACGATGGAGTCAGAAAGCGCAATGGGATGCCGAGTTACGACAGGACGTACGAATGGCTTGGTTTATTGCACTTGGAACCTTGCCGCTCGGAATACTGGGAATTATTTTCAAAGATACGATTGAAACCGATTTTCGCAGCCTCACCATCATAGGATGGAGTCTGATCGGACTGGCTGTGATCTTAGCATTGGCGGAGGTGGTGGCCAAGCATCGTCGTAGTATTACCGACATGGATTTTAAAGATACCCAGATCATCGGGCTTGCGCAGGCTGTTGCATTGATACCGGGCGCATCGCGTTCGGGAGTGACGATCACGGCCGGATTATTTCTAGGTTTGACGCGTGAAAGCGCCGCACGATTTTCGTTTCTACTTTCGATCCCTGCCGTGCTAGCCAGCGGGCTTTTCGAACTAAAAGACCTTATTAAATACGGTCTCGGTGACGAAGGGTTGATTCATCTTTTCGTAGCCACGCTTGTCGCCGGTATCGTCGGATATGCTTCCATTGCTTTTCTGATCAAATGGCTACAGACACGTTCGACGACGATTTTTATCGTTTATCGTATCGTTCTCGGCATATTGATTTTGACGCTATCGGGAATGCATGTGATACGATAG
- a CDS encoding GTPase domain-containing protein — translation MFINWALQEINLKIVYYGPGMSGKTTNLEYIHSKMDPSLAGELVSLKTKEDRTIFFDFLQLEVGRIKGKKPKFNLYTVPGQVYYASSRKVILNGVDGIVFVADSQKHRMDGNIETLLDLENNLREDGHSLDSFPWVIQYNKRDLPDVDTVENLQKRLNYFNVPYYEAVGIKGVGVFDTLKAIINKVIANVQTQL, via the coding sequence ATGTTTATCAACTGGGCATTACAAGAGATCAATCTGAAGATAGTGTACTACGGCCCCGGTATGAGCGGCAAGACGACCAATTTGGAATACATCCATTCCAAAATGGATCCCTCGCTGGCCGGCGAACTCGTATCGCTTAAAACCAAAGAAGATCGTACGATATTTTTCGACTTTTTACAACTTGAAGTCGGTCGTATCAAAGGTAAAAAACCGAAATTTAATTTATACACCGTTCCCGGTCAGGTTTATTACGCCTCCAGCCGTAAAGTTATTCTCAACGGCGTGGACGGTATCGTTTTCGTTGCCGATTCACAAAAGCATCGTATGGACGGCAATATTGAAACCTTGCTTGATCTGGAAAACAATCTGCGTGAAGACGGCCACTCGCTGGACTCGTTTCCTTGGGTGATCCAGTACAATAAGCGCGATCTTCCGGATGTTGATACAGTAGAAAATCTTCAAAAACGCCTCAATTATTTTAATGTACCTTATTATGAAGCCGTCGGTATCAAAGGTGTCGGTGTTTTTGACACACTCAAAGCGATCATCAATAAAGTGATTGCCAACGTTCAAACACAATTATAA
- a CDS encoding roadblock/LC7 domain-containing protein, translating into MLQTKKLKDGSKQIILNGKQFEGVTKVLSELASKTKASAILFADMSGQLISQRGNTDKMNTTVLSALAASDFAATAEMAKLVGEDAKFKLLFHEGEKRNVYLSNVGDNFFLVVVFDTSVTLGLIRIYTKKAIQNLIEIFEDSSNSSDDSAKDLIDSEFGSLLGDALDESFK; encoded by the coding sequence ATGTTGCAGACGAAAAAATTGAAAGACGGTAGCAAGCAAATTATTCTCAACGGGAAACAATTTGAGGGCGTTACCAAAGTTTTGTCTGAGCTGGCGTCGAAAACGAAAGCTTCGGCGATTCTTTTTGCGGATATGAGCGGCCAGCTCATCAGCCAGCGCGGCAATACGGACAAAATGAACACGACAGTGCTTTCGGCGTTAGCTGCATCGGATTTTGCAGCGACGGCGGAAATGGCCAAACTTGTCGGCGAAGACGCTAAGTTCAAATTGCTTTTTCACGAGGGTGAAAAACGCAATGTTTATCTTTCCAATGTCGGCGACAATTTTTTCCTCGTCGTCGTGTTTGATACCAGCGTAACGCTCGGCCTCATTCGTATTTACACGAAAAAAGCCATCCAGAATCTGATTGAAATTTTTGAAGATTCTTCCAATTCCAGCGATGATTCCGCAAAAGACCTGATTGACTCCGAATTCGGTTCGCTCCTCGGGGATGCACTCGACGAATCGTTTAAATAA
- a CDS encoding HAMP domain-containing protein translates to MAKGLSLKWKVPLVIVSGALIAGITITILVVQLVSGSLQSELTERGKAIVTTLSKQVERPLVGDDEVDIQNLVDIASGFTAVSYVYISDKENKVVAQKFKVGSYNQRTMVEAAVIDGGGDYKIDLTQVENTETYEISTPIGAGTLGNAHVGMSGKFIDDTIRATALLVGGVLALAVVFGMIVALYLSNALTKQLLYLTESAEQISKGDLESIVRVEATDEIGDLADAIERLRESLKAAIERLRKKKAG, encoded by the coding sequence ATGGCCAAAGGACTAAGCCTAAAATGGAAAGTGCCGCTCGTGATCGTGAGCGGTGCGTTGATTGCCGGTATCACGATTACCATTCTTGTGGTACAGTTGGTGTCGGGTTCACTGCAGTCCGAACTGACAGAGCGCGGCAAAGCGATCGTGACCACACTGTCCAAACAGGTGGAACGTCCGCTGGTCGGCGATGATGAAGTGGACATCCAGAATCTCGTGGATATAGCTTCCGGTTTTACCGCCGTATCTTACGTGTATATTTCCGACAAAGAAAATAAAGTGGTTGCACAGAAATTTAAAGTCGGTTCGTACAATCAACGCACGATGGTAGAAGCGGCCGTGATTGACGGCGGCGGTGATTATAAGATTGACTTGACACAAGTCGAAAATACAGAAACCTACGAAATTTCCACACCGATCGGCGCCGGTACGTTGGGCAATGCACACGTCGGAATGTCCGGAAAATTTATTGATGACACGATCCGTGCTACGGCGCTTTTAGTGGGCGGCGTACTCGCTCTGGCCGTGGTTTTCGGTATGATCGTCGCGTTGTATCTTTCGAACGCGCTTACCAAACAGCTATTGTATCTGACGGAATCGGCCGAGCAGATCAGTAAAGGCGATCTGGAATCCATCGTGCGCGTCGAAGCGACCGATGAAATCGGTGATTTGGCGGATGCGATTGAGCGTTTGCGTGAATCGTTGAAAGCGGCTATCGAACGTTTGCGAAAGAAAAAGGCCGGTTAA
- a CDS encoding DUF4388 domain-containing protein, with protein sequence MATVLSGNLSHVDVLSIVKLLVAGDRTGRILLERGDQRENGEIYLANKRIVHAVCDTYLGEPAFHELILWTSGKFSFEPDVASLQKSIDKETGKLITEATLEYEAWQKIARHIPSFRVKFRKTDNEPSPTIRLKAKDWELLHLLEKDEYSVDELSSRLGMKDMDVAGIVYMLAEAGLITAVSGATASADKQNVSSAFFKNLENELIQLIGPVASIIIDDVVETFGEDQRTFPKDKVPPLVEAIANEIYDPAKQLAFKQLMLKQIRTL encoded by the coding sequence ATGGCAACCGTTCTCTCCGGAAATTTATCTCACGTTGACGTGCTGAGCATCGTCAAGTTATTGGTCGCAGGTGACCGTACAGGACGCATTTTGCTGGAGCGCGGCGATCAACGCGAAAATGGGGAAATTTATCTGGCCAATAAGCGTATCGTCCATGCCGTGTGCGATACCTATCTCGGCGAACCCGCCTTCCACGAGTTGATACTCTGGACCAGCGGTAAGTTTTCATTTGAACCGGATGTGGCGTCGCTTCAGAAAAGCATTGATAAGGAAACAGGCAAGCTCATCACGGAAGCGACGTTAGAGTATGAAGCCTGGCAAAAAATTGCACGCCACATACCTTCGTTCCGCGTCAAATTTCGTAAAACAGATAATGAACCTTCGCCGACCATTCGTCTTAAAGCTAAAGACTGGGAATTGCTACATCTCTTAGAAAAAGACGAATATTCCGTGGATGAGTTATCCTCGCGTCTTGGTATGAAAGATATGGATGTGGCGGGGATCGTATACATGCTGGCCGAAGCCGGGTTGATCACGGCAGTTTCAGGCGCTACAGCGTCGGCCGATAAACAAAACGTATCCTCTGCATTTTTCAAGAACCTGGAAAATGAATTGATTCAATTGATCGGGCCGGTGGCCTCGATCATTATCGACGACGTGGTTGAGACGTTTGGCGAAGATCAGAGAACGTTTCCCAAAGACAAAGTGCCGCCGTTGGTGGAGGCGATCGCCAATGAGATCTACGATCCGGCCAAACAATTGGCCTTTAAACAACTGATGCTCAAACAAATCCGTACATTGTGA
- a CDS encoding DUF4388 domain-containing protein, translating into MALVGNLRDLKLTNIVQLNCMEKNEAMFTVELRNAVGRIYFAEGNIVHATFGAVEGEDAVYKILAIKEGPFKVENGVASPKRTINAPWGNLMMEGLRLIDEALEAKGEAMAKFTRDIKTINGVNAVLVSSPQGEILMEDGIANGKRTSAGMGFIMRKLAKIGRASKSGTYKFGIVTGKNDRKIISKWHDDIITLTVEQKAAADLIEQAIEKAPGIQKVSE; encoded by the coding sequence GTGGCGCTTGTAGGAAATCTAAGAGATCTCAAATTGACCAACATCGTTCAACTGAACTGTATGGAAAAGAACGAAGCGATGTTTACGGTCGAATTACGCAATGCGGTCGGACGTATTTATTTTGCGGAAGGTAATATCGTACACGCGACATTTGGTGCTGTAGAAGGTGAAGATGCCGTGTATAAAATATTAGCTATCAAAGAAGGCCCTTTTAAAGTCGAAAACGGTGTTGCTTCACCGAAGCGTACGATCAATGCACCGTGGGGCAATCTGATGATGGAAGGCCTTCGCCTGATTGATGAAGCCTTAGAAGCCAAAGGCGAAGCCATGGCCAAGTTTACCCGTGACATCAAAACCATCAACGGCGTAAACGCGGTGCTGGTATCGTCACCGCAGGGCGAGATTCTGATGGAAGACGGCATTGCCAACGGAAAACGCACCTCTGCCGGTATGGGTTTTATAATGCGCAAACTGGCTAAGATAGGCCGTGCTTCCAAATCAGGCACGTATAAGTTTGGCATCGTAACGGGCAAAAATGATCGAAAAATTATTTCCAAGTGGCATGACGATATTATCACGCTGACCGTAGAACAAAAAGCGGCAGCGGATCTGATCGAGCAGGCAATAGAAAAAGCGCCCGGTATTCAAAAAGTTTCCGAATAA
- a CDS encoding response regulator codes for MSGTLKRILIVDDEETLTFSLYQSFIISKENYEVVTASSGTEAWEKFAEHPFDLILTDITMPGISGIELLKRVKKERPQTHVIIMTAYGSDEKKEEALSFGAYRYIEKPFEIKMMKSVIAEALK; via the coding sequence ATGTCGGGTACTTTAAAGCGAATTTTGATTGTAGATGACGAAGAGACGCTTACGTTTAGTCTCTACCAGAGTTTTATCATATCTAAAGAAAATTACGAAGTCGTGACAGCTTCCTCCGGTACCGAAGCGTGGGAAAAATTTGCCGAACATCCGTTTGATCTGATATTGACGGATATTACCATGCCCGGCATCAGCGGGATCGAATTGCTCAAACGCGTAAAAAAAGAACGCCCGCAGACGCATGTGATTATCATGACGGCATACGGTTCGGATGAAAAAAAAGAGGAAGCGCTGAGTTTTGGCGCATACCGCTATATCGAAAAACCGTTTGAAATCAAGATGATGAAAAGCGTAATTGCCGAAGCGTTGAAATAA